The following DNA comes from Erigeron canadensis isolate Cc75 chromosome 3, C_canadensis_v1, whole genome shotgun sequence.
AGACAGACACCAAGATAATGCATAACATATTGCtctaatatataattaacaatCTTGATATAGGTTCAAAATTTGGTTTGCTCTTATATGGAGATTATATCGTGTGTTATATGAACTTTTTGTTGTGCTATGTAAATCTGCTCTATTTTAATTCATAGAaaacaataagaaaataataaacgatatatatggttaaaatagtttcttaatttttaagCCATGTCACTATTTTGACTATTTTATATACTGTAGTAGTGTTGACTTCAATACTAAAATATTCGATTAGGCTATATATAACAATCGACCGAACGGTATGACTATTTGGGTTATCGGGTATGATGAAGTATATGGATATGGATTTGATTGAATTTATAGCATCGTCACATCTACTTGGATAAAACGTATGTAAATGCAACCAGCTTAGCTTTGCTATCAATATACTGTATTATGACGTTCTCTCTACTAGAAAAATGTGTGAGATGCTATGCTCGATCTGAATTTGAAACTTATAAATATTACCtcatctttgatttttttttttttttaaaaataaaattgttcaTTCACAATCAAACAAGTGACTTTACTTGATACTGTATCAAATACGGGGTCTGCCATTGTGCATGGATGTCAAGCATCGCGTAAAAAAAGGGAAGGGGGAAGTGGAACACGTACTCCTTAAAATACATGATCACATTCTTTTATTATGTAAAATTGTCCAATTAACAAAGTCATACTGCAATCttgaaaaaataaacaaaggTTGACTTTTGTTATAAGTTAATTGGTTGACTTATCTATTTAGTTCATTAACCCACAAACCAACAAAGACctgaacaagaaaaaaaaaaagtcaatattCTGACTGactgaaaattttttaaatgcaTAAAGAATGATGAtaattggcaaaaaaaaaaaaaaaaagtctaactTTCTGAAGTGTTGTATTTACTCATCACAAAGTCAACACTCTCAGTATATGCTTGAAAGATTCAGCTGAATTGAAGTTTGAGCCTCTGGATTGAGATTGGGCatgatccttttttttttttaaaggcagaTTGGGCATGATTCTGAGGTGCTTAAGTTTGTTTATGCTACTATAGATTAAGAGTTGTACTTTTGGTAAGGTCGTCCTTGGTTTTCATATATTGTTATTTCAATTTAATCTTTATAAAATCATAATAGTCGTTATATTAAGTCATTAAAGATATGAATATCTATCTACTAGGCTAGCTGGTTCGTTTCTTTGCGATACTCAAGTTACAATTACAAGTTTTGCAGGTAATGATTAATAAGAGAGTCTCCTCTAGTTACTAGTTTTGacttatatatgatatataaatacataccaCATAAATTTTATGCATTGTGAATCTAGATCCATTATGTAATTATGATTTTTACTTACTGCAAAAAAATGTCCGGGATTTTATTAAGAGCTGTAAAATATAGTTGGGAGTAATAGCAGTACATGGTGATATTATGGAGAATTTAATTGCTTTGCCTAATGGTTACTAATGAAAGTGTGTTTGGCCCTCGGTGGTTATATGGTATATCACTCTAGTCAACTAAAAACTATCATCAAGAAGTGGGTCTAAATGTCTAATATTAAAAAGTCAATGTTATATTTATAAGAGCACTCGGCTTCAAATATTATACAAAGCATATTTTGAGGGTCACCCATAAAAGAAAACTCGATTAAACCGATACAAGATATAGAGCCTTGTTATTAAACGAAGAGTTAATTAGAAACATATAAATCGACATTATCTTTTGATAATGGACTCTAGCTATATGACTATTGaccatacctttttttttgtcattagaATAACAGCATAAAATCCAAGTTTCTGAACTTAGTACACTTGACCAAATATGCCTTACATGGAATTAAATGCATTCCTTCATCTTGTAACCACTAACCAAACACACCATAACTCTATCGTTTCATCTTTACTTTAGATCTAAAGCAACCATATTTcaacaaattattattaatgcaAGAAAGACTATAGTATATGATGTTATTCAAAAAACTGTAATTTCTATATGATGTACTCCGTAATAGATTATAAAacatctaattttcaaaattattgtTTTGATCGATTGTTAACCTCACAAGTCACAATCCAAGATTACATTATAAAGGAATATATTGGCATATCCATGGCTATGGCTCATAACGATGTCAGGTTTGATACTTATAATATATGAGACTTTGCAAAAAGCATCGTCAAGGCAATGAGAAATGATATACAACTTTATGGCTTTGATTGACATGTTTTGCTCTATCATGTCCATATGTTTATACATTCCATTTCCATGGGATTTTGGGCAATCTGCTTTTTAAATTACTCAGCATATATACAATGCTTTTAAAAGGCATATTTGAACTACTGATGAGCCACTAACTAATCCGAGCATCTCCGCACCAAAAAAAGAAAGCCCACCGTAAGTGGAGAAAAACATCCTGACCCAACATGAAAAACCCAAATAATTTGTTCCATATGGGACTTGATGTCTCACGTAAACCACTTCGACGAAGGGTCTCTCGGGGCTAGAGTACAAATACATGATCATGTTGGTATCAACTTAAACTATTGATAAAAGTAACGCTAAAAATAACCACCGCCTATTCAATGGGGACACAACCACTAGTCCAATGGACACCATTAGATATATAAACTGCATAGTCCCACAGTTATTGGATTTAGTCATCTTTGTACTGAAGTTTAACATGATAAATTAGTCTTTTTTTCACCCATAGGTGAAACTTCATCAGTTGACCCACTGGTCTCGGTTCTCTTTCATTGCCATCCCTAATCTCGAATCTATTAGCCCTAAATCAATCTTTAGTCTGGAATTGACCACTCAAATAGTGCATACATAATCATAGATATGTGAAGAAGATACCATCATAACTTATTCAATGAAATGTAAAACATCTCACATGCCATGTGCAATCTATAAATATTACCGCATGTAATGTTTGGTAGAAAATGTCTCAGCGATGATGAAAAGGAGTACAAACCACCAAAAGGAAAACGATAGACACAATACAGTTACACTCTCAAAAATAGTTGTATCGACTATCGAGTAATCAATGTCCTGATAAAATCCACATTTGCACAACAATAAATGAATGAAATAATTTCAGTTTATCGTCTATAGATAGATGAAAGGTCATGAGATAGCAGATCGATGTTTGCGAACTTTCAATGATCAAAAACACGACACTTGGTGGGAAAGGTTAATCTCAAACCAATTAGATAAAAGGAGTTGGTTAGTACTAATTGAACAAAAGGCATTGAAGAAAGAATTGATCAGCACCACCAAGAATTTTAGTAAAGatcaaaaccaaataaaaacCACCACCAACAAAACATTTGATCTGGTTGTATTTAGCATTGAAACTAGGGTAGGTTGCCAACCAGACTAGGTTACTCGTATTAAGGTACCAACATATATAAGATGTTATCAGATTAATAACTAATGAGCCAAGTCAAAAATAAATACTCACAGTCAATATGCTCATAAAAATGTAGGAGGAAATAAAAATGTACAGTGAGTGAAAACAACACACACCCTATCGTCTCAACTAAGTGACTAACACACTATTATTATACAATACCATATATGTGTTGGAAAATCGGTCTGTCAACAAACTAATTATAGATTTGAAATTACGGGCTATAAAATGATGTAGAAGGTAAAAACACCAAAAATGTGCTGAAGCAGTACAGCTTTGCAAGCCCTACATcatgttaaaaattaaataccATGTATAATACAGTACCGAAGAAATTCACTTGTACTGGGTAAAGCCCACCTAGGCACCTAGGTGTCCTGTAAACACCAAAATAGTCCCAACAAAGGCAGAAATCTAACTATCTAAGTAATTTAAGCTTACAGCCCTCATTTACAACCATACGACTCTTATAACTTGCTGTACACGCACCTTCAATTTCACACCTAAGGCATATCCTATTCCCCATAGCCCCACTCAAGAACATAAGAGTTTTAACAGGGAGGAACATTTTTACTAGGGTTGATTAAATGATATATGAACCAAGTATGATATTGTTTCTAATTATGGTAACAACCTTACTTTTGTTAAATAAGGTGTTGAACTACAACCTGTCACTGGCGTTCCAAATTGTTGTCACCCATATCACTTGTAAAACCAGTTTACCTATTTTTTGGAATACAATTTGGCATTGGTTTCCATTTAAGGGCATGTCTAGTCACAGTCAGCATACACGTCGGCAATTTCATTAACTTTACATCTAATCAGCATACAGGTGTCATTTCACATACgaatattacattatattataacaGACTCtcatttaatttgattaattataattatttgataTAACTAATAATGAATGcattattttatttgatgatAATGACTAATGGGTTAAAATAACAAAGATACAGATTAAAATGATCAATCGAATTTTTGGATGAATGAATAGTATGCTCCAAATACGGATGAAAAATGGATTCCTCATAAATTCTCCAGTTTTGGAGTAACGGTTGGACACTTGGACATGAACATCTCCATCTTTTTATCCTCCAAATGGGAAGAGGTTATGGAGGCAACATTAGAGATGCCCATGGCATATTTTTGTTAGGCCAGTGCCCTTCAGAACAGAATATAATACTGTTACCCGATGATAGTTGATTACTATCCAGACCCAAATGCTTCACAGAATGACATCCTAGTGCTAACATATAAAGGTCTCTGGGACTCAATCGATGAGGGAAAACAACAAGAAGCTTTGACCAAACACATCATGGAAATTGTAGCTTTTCTAAAGATAATTAGGGCATGCTTTGTAGCGAACGATACAAAGAGATAATTGTTCATATAATTTCATAAAGTGATACATAAAACTCATAGTACTATTGCTGACCTTTGATGCAAACAAATTAACCAGAGCATCCTCTTGTAGCATACTATCTTCTGTACAAATACTTAGAAAGCGGGAACTTCAGGCTCCTTGCCACCTGAACAGAAAAGATAACTAACACAACcgacaacttataaacaaactTACGAAGAATCATAGCAATAGGTTTAAGAAATTTACTTTTAAGGCCAAATCCTCGCTAACCGTTGACCGGTATCGAGTTGAACCTTCCAGCGGACAGCTTCCACCTTTGGTTATAAAATTAGCACTGCAAAGACTTGATACTTGCAAGAGAATGTCAGACATAAGACGGTTTTCTCCGCCATCACCACCTGAACTTGTTTCTCCTTgtgattcttcttcaagtgaATATTCTTCAACTGATGTGATACACTGAAATATAGCTAGCAACCTCTCTAATGGAAAAGTTCCAGGACCTTTCATAAACTGCTCTTGCTCTGCAGCCTCCTTCAAATCCATTGACTTTTCAGAGCTCCTGTACAGGAAAGCATGTTAAATGTTGGCCACACAAACAGAGCTAAAAACAAGATAACAGTAAGTGGTAGTAATATAAATCACACAGTTCATGTTCCATAGGTGGAAAACAGTCAAATTGTTCATAAACTGCCAGGACATCTTTAATAAGTACTTTAAAGGCATATCTTCACAACAACCACAAAAGTTTAATCACCCTCTTTCACTGTTGAGCCAAAAACTGAGCTAAAAACAGTAAGCCAATTCACTTCAAAACTTTCATGCTTTTTTATGAAGTGTTAAATTAGTCTAAGTATTGATTGAATAATTATATGCTAATTCATAATATTACGAATCATTTCTACATTCCAGTTCACAGGCCCAACTTTTGTATTGTGATTTTCTCATTAAATTCTAAGATAACCAAAATGGAGATGAGGAATAAACACTTGTTAACTACTTACTTTCTCTTCCTTTTTTGATTGGCCGGACCTCCAGTTGAATCAAACAATGATGCATCAAGGGTTGCCGGATTTCTTGACGCAATAAATGCAGAGATGAGAAGATATTTTGCAGAAGTAGACATATGGAAGTTTATCTCATCAATAGAATCAGAAGCTCCaagtttcatcttttttaatttgTCTTTGCCTCCTGCCACTACAGATGCCTGAGATGTGACTCTGAATATCTCATTCAGAGCAGGAGCAACATGAGGCTGAAAATAACTAAACAACTTTCTCTTTATTTCTTCATTAGGGACAACACTCAAATCATCTAATGGCTCGCAATATTTCTTGAATAATGGTGATAAAGCAGTAGATAACTCATCAAGCCTTCTCGTTACTCGACAAAAAGGCTTCAACACCACGCTGTTAAACATAAGACCCatgaacaaaagaaaaaaacttttagtAACCACTCATCCACCTTTGAAACACAATAGAACAATACAAGTTTAGTTGTTAGAAGTAGTACATCAAGTTCAGAACTACAATATGCCATTTCAAAATCACTGTTGAATGTTAAAAAACTGGAATAAGATAGTATGATAGTCAGGTGCTCAAATCAGAGTCAGGCACCAGCTTTACAAATATCTTAATAGTCGGTTACAATATAGCAAAGCCACTTCATACATGCCGCTCCAAGTCTATAAATTTAGTCATCAATAAGTACGGCATCGTAATCATTATCATCTATACAAAAATACTCAAATTGATCAATGTGACTCAGGTTGACCATGAATCCAAACACTCAGTTAAAACTTTGCATAATTGTAAAAGAATGAGTAAGCTACATCATATTGTATTAAAACTTTGATAGTTGCAACAATTAGAAACAAATTTGGTTCAAATTTTGTTAAGAATGAGTATATATCAAGCTCGATAAAGTAGCGGTTTGTCAATCAAAACTCATACATTGCTATCTAATTCACAATATATGTAGATCATCTCATATATTAGAACATATAAGAAAACACTTCTTATGAAGAACTACAGTATATCACTTACTCAAGAAAAGCCGAACGCAGTTTTAAATTCGGTTGATTTCTCATAAATATTTGCCTAAGATCCTCTTCAGTATAATCAGGGAAATAAACAGGtataggatcaacaaaaccagTATCCGAATGATAAGTATCAAGCGACGAGCtactaataaaaacaaaacccaCATCATTAAGCTTCAAAATATCATGAAGCTTAAACAACAGAGGCAATATAGTACCGCTTTTATCCCAATCTCTAACGAGCTCCAAACTATCGAAAACCAAATAAACCATACTTCCACTAACTCCTTCCTTCTTTTTCAACTTATCAACAACACCCAACAATCCACCTTTCAAAAGATTAACAAAATCACTCTGCTTTTCGCATTTTTTCGCACTCGAGTACCCATTATTTTCGCATTTCCTATGTAACAACAACTGGTTAAGTATATTCTCAAACAGTTGGCGTGCATTGTAAAAAGTCCTGCAACTAGAATACACATATGGCCTATTCAAGTATCGAAAAACCTCTAGGACGGTACTCGTTTTACCCGTAGACGACCCACCGTAAACAAACAACGGGGAAACCGGGCAATTCACAGGACCCAAAAGGCGTAAAATTTCAAGAATTTGGTTTTTTCTTCCGGGCAAAGCGGaaatcaaatcatcaaaatttatGGGATTTTTAAACACAAGATCAGCAAGTGTCAAAGGTGCAAGGTTTACAGGTTTGTTTGTACAAGAtgataaagatgatgatgataatctTGTTGTTCTTCTTGTGACTTGATGttgattattttcttctttaCTCATTTTTTTCAATGCAGAAAATGAATTTTTGGAAGCTTAATTGAATTGGGTATAGATCAAGTTAGTGAATTTTTTTGGTTAGATGGCTTAATTGAAAATGGAAGTAAACCCTAGTTGTTTTAATTTGGGGATAAAGATTTTCCCGCCAAATTGTGGTCTTTTTTGCTTTGCGGGAGTGATTCACGATTACACAGCTTACATGGTTTACACTTTACAaccaaaaattatttgaaataatACATACAGAATAATGTTTTTTAGAAAATAGGttaattgttttataatttatatatatctaaaactttTAAGTCATAAATAACTTGAAATGATATTGGAAAATAACTCAAgcttatataaaattaattacctAAATAACTACTCGTATATTTTGGTTTTCAACGGATGTAAAATTAGTTACCTaactaataaattttaaaaacattttgatgaatcaaattttAGAAATAGAATTTATGAACTTCAATTAGTACATACTGCTTATGCTATTGGTGGTCAGCAAACCGATTTCATCAACAATCGACTTTgtaatttctaaaaatatttgaaTTGTGTATTGTATTTGTTGGTAATATATTTAAGGGTAAAAATAATCTAAATTGATATTTTCGTAATAATCATCATCTAACTCGGTCTACATTGTGGCTGCATGAGTGTGCGTCCGGGTTTTCCACGCCTAGTCTTTGAGTTTGTCCCTAAACCCGATTAAGTTAGTCTATATACTGGTtttacaagttcaattgtttgaCTTACAAAGTCAGAAGGATCAATATACTTGTTCTCCAAAAATTAAATTGATTTCCATCAACAACTTAATTTAGTCATTTAAACAAGTTTAATTAGCTTATAGCCttatatatagagttaattaaattaaatatttgtaatAACAGTACTTCCCATTATAATTCAGTGGTTGAGCATTAGCTTTACATGTTAAAGATCTTAAGTTCAAGACATGAAAATGACATTTGAaagaatttcacaataaagtcctcAAGTGAAACaagtttgagtcctgcagatgGGGTAGGGTTTTATCCAAAATAAATGTCGTACCTTCGGACAGTTTAATTTGGAGTTTCTCCTCTTAGTAGATATTGAGGGTTAGgggggctctctagcgcggacccggttaaaacaacgtaagctAAATCCCATTTTGCAAggaaatgatccacacctttcaaaaaaaaaaaattatatatttgtagtaATGTCACTATTTTTTGCTAACTAGTTAATCAGCCCGACTTCGACCCGagcatttttaataaaattttaaaagcaataaaaactaagaaaatgtatataatttttgttattgatatataataacttggcttgaagatattaaattgattaacacaataattatatatattactacctattacattaataaaacataaaaagacatttatgatattacataaaaaaatatttattttgttttctaataaaagaataaatttgtaaacatcataaataaaataaaacattttgaaaatatttaattggctatttatctttaaaattttattaattagatatgacatcataaataaaataaaaacattttaaaaaaatttgtagacatgacacatcataattgtttctaaaaatagtttaaaaaacaatccttctttattatatataataataataaagattttagTTTAAACAATAACTAAATTTACTACTTTCAGTTgtttgaaacttgaaaggatGTATAAAAGTAAAGTTATCCAGATACAAATTGTATATCATGACAACCCACCTCCTTTAATCAGTTGCACAATCCGTTATTCAAAATCTTGaaatcccatatatatatatatatatatatatatatatattcatcacttttttcttcaaaattaacatttcttgaaaaataaagaTTGTTAACCAAAAAAGAAAACCCATAAGATTCTTCTATATATGGATTCTtcagattcagattcagattctGGTGGTTCCACCATGAAcaacccaccaccaccacgtAAACGCCATCGATCAAAAGATGTCGAAGATACTGACGAGGTTGCAGTTCAATCTTTGCCACCACGAAAACGCCATAAGTCATATACCACCTCAGAAGACGATGAAAAAGAAGTCGTTGTTCAACTTATGCCACCACGTAAACACCACCAATCCCATATTAGTACTGCAAAAGACGACGAGAATAATAATGCCATAGTGATTCAGTCAGTTTCAAAAGAGAaagacgacgatgatgatgacgCGGCCTCCAAAACCATCACCACATGGAAGAAGTTACATGAGATCAGTCTTTTGAAGGGCATTCTTGAATACTACAAAGAAAACAGAACGTACCCGTTTGATGATCATACGAACGGCGGCATGCAGAAGTTGTATAAAGATTGGATAGAAAAAAGCGGAGTTTACGTAGAGAAAGATGCATTCAACGAGAAAATGGTGGATTTGCC
Coding sequences within:
- the LOC122594189 gene encoding origin of replication complex subunit 5 gives rise to the protein MSKEENNQHQVTRRTTRLSSSSLSSCTNKPVNLAPLTLADLVFKNPINFDDLISALPGRKNQILEILRLLGPVNCPVSPLFVYGGSSTGKTSTVLEVFRYLNRPYVYSSCRTFYNARQLFENILNQLLLHRKCENNGYSSAKKCEKQSDFVNLLKGGLLGVVDKLKKKEGVSGSMVYLVFDSLELVRDWDKSGTILPLLFKLHDILKLNDVGFVFISSSSLDTYHSDTGFVDPIPVYFPDYTEEDLRQIFMRNQPNLKLRSAFLDVVLKPFCRVTRRLDELSTALSPLFKKYCEPLDDLSVVPNEEIKRKLFSYFQPHVAPALNEIFRVTSQASVVAGGKDKLKKMKLGASDSIDEINFHMSTSAKYLLISAFIASRNPATLDASLFDSTGGPANQKRKRKSSEKSMDLKEAAEQEQFMKGPGTFPLERLLAIFQCITSVEEYSLEEESQGETSSGGDGGENRLMSDILLQVSSLCSANFITKGGSCPLEGSTRYRSTVSEDLALKVARSLKFPLSKYLYRR